The Stigmatopora argus isolate UIUO_Sarg chromosome 23, RoL_Sarg_1.0, whole genome shotgun sequence genome contains a region encoding:
- the LOC144069172 gene encoding prickle-like protein 1 isoform X1 yields the protein MTSAREGPGARRTSGASCPSRGGTEMEPIPGGRKGKAPMSFQRSSTSDDDSGCALEEYTWVPPGLRPEQVQMYFSYLPEDKVPYVNSSGEKNRIRQLLYQLPPHDNEVRYCQWLTEEENRELDMFSAQRKREALGRGTPKILPRALQHTRCENCGGGINGGEMAIFASRAGPKPCWHPACFACATCRELLVDLIYFYNNGKILCGRHHAETMKPRCSSCDEIIFSDECTEAEGRHWHMKHFACFECGATLGGQRYIMKDGRPYCCGCFESLYAEYCEACGQNIGVDHAQMTYEGGHWHATDECFCCAHCKTSLLGCPFLPKQGHIYCSKACSQGEDPHASDSSDSAFQSARSRESRRSVRVGKSSRATEQWRRCQVLDAEAAVRGNADAVGRELSRLGLDREGFWRDGEEPEAGREEDPEEWAQHEDYMTQLLLKFGDRGVLQQIQQPSLKDHANGLLTLSDPWLKPDELAPSPPIGLPRSQSSERSRAGPAPGDPSQKHLQEMSRAQSQDGLGDSAYGSHPGSASARKIQELELDQESAAAGKAWPENRQWYQDTLECIANELRKAGQRVGDSSDSLALSNITGKNQSSHFSFSRRGNPPCSSSAGASVDGDDRERAAVYSLHAIRQPSADGCEKTSDGRSFNPSHLRRGQSPDSAQAERQGAQDGGPASPYGRSEPPPALRRTKSQSRPPQMVKFTEDTVDNGHRGGFRVDFRKRPMSERPQRRAFARYDAVGETGRPSSQQQQPGRGRRHRSRKSHSDLALNAPPSEKAPRPYRQNAAEPRQRGPGPVDYATGGPARGDLPTERFTGLYKDEDEWCSTCSSSSDSEEEGYFLGQPIPQPRAVGRVYVEDYPRVIAFPPQNYEPKTGGRKSRRSKNCIIS from the exons ATGA CGTCCGCACGCGAGGGTCCCGGAGCGCGGCGAACGAGTGGAGCGTCCTGTCCTTCCCGTGGAGGAACGGAGATGGAGCCGATTCCCGGTGGGAGGAAGGGCAAGGCGCCCATGAGCTTCCAGAGGAGCTCCACCTCGGACGACGACTCTGGCTGCGCACTAGAAGAGTACACGTGGGTTCCTCCTGGACTTAGGCCTGAGCAG GTCCAGATGTATTTTTCCTACCTGCCGGAAGATAAGGTGCCGTACGTTAACAGTTCTGGCGAGAAGAACCGCATCAGACAGCTACTCTACCAGCTGCCACCTCACGACAACGAG GTGCGCTACTGCCAATGGCTAACGGAGGAAGAAAACAGGGAGCTTGACATGTTCAGCGCCCAGCGGAAGAGAGAGGCGCTCGGGAGGGGAACGCCCAAGATCCTGCCGCGAGCTCTACAACACACTCGCTGCGAAAAC TGTGGAGGTGGCATCAATGGAGGGGAGATGGCCATTTTTGCCTCAAGGGCCGGACCAAAGCCGTGCTGGCACCCAGCGTGCTTTGCGTGCGCCACGTGTcgagaactgctggtggatctGATCTACTTCTACAACAACGGCAAGATCCTCTGCGGCAGACATCACGCGGAAACCATGAAACCGAGATGCTCCTCCTGTGACGAG ATTATATTCTCAGACGAGTGTACGGAGGCGGAAGGGCGACATTGGCACATGAAGCACTTTGCCTGCTTCGAGTGCGGCGCCACGCTAGGGGGCCAACGCTACATCATGAAAGACGGACGCCCCTACTGCTGCGGCTGTTTCGAGTCACTGTACGCCGAGTACTGCGAGGCCTGCGGCCAAAATATCG GAGTGGACCACGCGCAAATGACCTACGAAGGCGGACACTGGCACGCCACGGACGAGTGCTTCTGTTGCGCCCATTGTAAGACGTCCTTGCTGGGCTGTCCCTTCCTGCCCAAGCAAGGCCACATCTACTGTTCCAAGGCCTGCAGCCAGGGGGAAGACCCCCACGCTTCCGACTCGTCCGACTCCGCCTTCCAGTCGGCCCGTTCTCGCGAATCCCGCCGCAGCGTTCGCGTGGGAAAGAGTAGCAGAGCCACCGAGCAATGGCGACGCTGCCAGGTCCTCGACGCCGAGGCGGCCGTCCGCGGGAACGCCGACGCCGTCGGCCGGGAGCTCTCCCGCCTCGGACTGGACCGGGAGGGCTTTTGGAGAGATGGCGAAGAGCCGGAGGCCGGGAGAGAGGAAGACCCCGAGGAGTGGGCGCAGCACGAGGACTACATGACGCAGCTCTTGCTCAAGTTTGGGGACCGGGGAGTTTTGCAACAGATTCAACAACCGTCCCTAAAAGACCACGCTAATGGTCTGCTAACCCTTTCCGACCCTTGGCTAAAGCCAGACGAGCTGGCTCCTTCGCCGCCGATCGGTCTCCCGCGGAGCCAAAGCTCCGAGCGATCCCGAGCCGGCCCGGCTCCCGGAGACCCGAGCCAGAAACATCTCCAGGAAATGTCCCGGGCCCAATCTCAGGACGGCTTGGGAGACTCGGCCTACGGAAGTCATCCGGGATCCGCCAGCGCCAGAAAGATCCAAGAGCTGGAATTGGATCAAGAATCGGCCGCGGCGGGCAAAGCGTGGCCGGAGAACAGGCAGTGGTACCAAGATACTCTGGAATGCATTGCCAACGAGCTGAGGAAGGCGGGGCAACGCGTGGGAGACTCCAGCGACTCCTTGGCGCTGTCCAACATCACCGGTAAGAACCAATCTtctcatttttccttttcacgGCGTGGAAACCCTCCGTGTTCTTCTTCCGCAGGCGCGTCCGTCGACGGGGACGACCGGGAAAGAGCGGCGGTCTATTCCCTTCACGCCATACGCCAACCTTCGGCAGACGGTTGCGAAAAGACCAGCGACGGCAGGTCCTTTAATCCATCTCACCTCCGCCGCGGTCAGTCGCCCGACTCGGCGCAAGCGGAAAGGCAGGGCGCGCAAGACGGAGGACCGGCGTCTCCGTACGGCCGTTCCGAGCCACCGCCGGCTCTGAGGAGGACCAAGTCCCAGTCCAGGCCCCCTCAGATGGTCAAGTTCACGGAAGACACGGTGGACAACGGCCACCGGGGAGGCTTCCGAGTGGATTTTCGGAAACGACCCATGAGCGAGAGGCCGCAGCGGAGAGCTTTTGCGCGCTACGACGCCGTCGGGGAGACGGGTCGCCCGTCGagtcagcagcagcagcccgGTCGCGGTAGGCGCCACCGGTCCCGCAAAAGCCATTCGGACCTGGCCCTGAACGCGCCGCCTTCGGAAAAGGCGCCGAGGCCGTACCGGCAGAACGCGGCGGAGCCTCGTCAACGAGGGCCGGGGCCAGTCGACTACGCGACGGGAGGCCCGGCGCGGGGAGATCTCCCGACCGAGCGTTTTACGGGTCTCTACAAAGACGAGGACGAGTGGTGTTCCACTTGCTCTTCGTCTTCGGACTCGGAGGAGGAAGGATACTTCCTGGGCCAGCCCATCCCGCAGCCCCGAGCCGTGGGACGCGTCTACGTGGAGGATTACCCCAGGGTGATTGCTTTCCCGCCCCAAAACTACGAGCCAAAGACGGGTGGCAGAAAAAGCCGCCGATCCAAAAACTGCATCATCTCCTGA
- the LOC144069172 gene encoding prickle-like protein 1 isoform X2, producing MTSAREGPGARRTSGASCPSRGGTEMEPIPGGRKGKAPMSFQRSSTSDDDSGCALEEYTWVPPGLRPEQVQMYFSYLPEDKVPYVNSSGEKNRIRQLLYQLPPHDNEVRYCQWLTEEENRELDMFSAQRKREALGRGTPKILPRALQHTRCENCGGGINGGEMAIFASRAGPKPCWHPACFACATCRELLVDLIYFYNNGKILCGRHHAETMKPRCSSCDEIIFSDECTEAEGRHWHMKHFACFECGATLGGQRYIMKDGRPYCCGCFESLYAEYCEACGQNIGVDHAQMTYEGGHWHATDECFCCAHCKTSLLGCPFLPKQGHIYCSKACSQGEDPHASDSSDSAFQSARSRESRRSVRVGKSSRATEQWRRCQVLDAEAAVRGNADAVGRELSRLGLDREGFWRDGEEPEAGREEDPEEWAQHEDYMTQLLLKFGDRGVLQQIQQPSLKDHANGLLTLSDPWLKPDELAPSPPIGLPRSQSSERSRAGPAPGDPSQKHLQEMSRAQSQDGLGDSAYGSHPGSASARKIQELELDQESAAAGKAWPENRQWYQDTLECIANELRKAGQRVGDSSDSLALSNITGASVDGDDRERAAVYSLHAIRQPSADGCEKTSDGRSFNPSHLRRGQSPDSAQAERQGAQDGGPASPYGRSEPPPALRRTKSQSRPPQMVKFTEDTVDNGHRGGFRVDFRKRPMSERPQRRAFARYDAVGETGRPSSQQQQPGRGRRHRSRKSHSDLALNAPPSEKAPRPYRQNAAEPRQRGPGPVDYATGGPARGDLPTERFTGLYKDEDEWCSTCSSSSDSEEEGYFLGQPIPQPRAVGRVYVEDYPRVIAFPPQNYEPKTGGRKSRRSKNCIIS from the exons ATGA CGTCCGCACGCGAGGGTCCCGGAGCGCGGCGAACGAGTGGAGCGTCCTGTCCTTCCCGTGGAGGAACGGAGATGGAGCCGATTCCCGGTGGGAGGAAGGGCAAGGCGCCCATGAGCTTCCAGAGGAGCTCCACCTCGGACGACGACTCTGGCTGCGCACTAGAAGAGTACACGTGGGTTCCTCCTGGACTTAGGCCTGAGCAG GTCCAGATGTATTTTTCCTACCTGCCGGAAGATAAGGTGCCGTACGTTAACAGTTCTGGCGAGAAGAACCGCATCAGACAGCTACTCTACCAGCTGCCACCTCACGACAACGAG GTGCGCTACTGCCAATGGCTAACGGAGGAAGAAAACAGGGAGCTTGACATGTTCAGCGCCCAGCGGAAGAGAGAGGCGCTCGGGAGGGGAACGCCCAAGATCCTGCCGCGAGCTCTACAACACACTCGCTGCGAAAAC TGTGGAGGTGGCATCAATGGAGGGGAGATGGCCATTTTTGCCTCAAGGGCCGGACCAAAGCCGTGCTGGCACCCAGCGTGCTTTGCGTGCGCCACGTGTcgagaactgctggtggatctGATCTACTTCTACAACAACGGCAAGATCCTCTGCGGCAGACATCACGCGGAAACCATGAAACCGAGATGCTCCTCCTGTGACGAG ATTATATTCTCAGACGAGTGTACGGAGGCGGAAGGGCGACATTGGCACATGAAGCACTTTGCCTGCTTCGAGTGCGGCGCCACGCTAGGGGGCCAACGCTACATCATGAAAGACGGACGCCCCTACTGCTGCGGCTGTTTCGAGTCACTGTACGCCGAGTACTGCGAGGCCTGCGGCCAAAATATCG GAGTGGACCACGCGCAAATGACCTACGAAGGCGGACACTGGCACGCCACGGACGAGTGCTTCTGTTGCGCCCATTGTAAGACGTCCTTGCTGGGCTGTCCCTTCCTGCCCAAGCAAGGCCACATCTACTGTTCCAAGGCCTGCAGCCAGGGGGAAGACCCCCACGCTTCCGACTCGTCCGACTCCGCCTTCCAGTCGGCCCGTTCTCGCGAATCCCGCCGCAGCGTTCGCGTGGGAAAGAGTAGCAGAGCCACCGAGCAATGGCGACGCTGCCAGGTCCTCGACGCCGAGGCGGCCGTCCGCGGGAACGCCGACGCCGTCGGCCGGGAGCTCTCCCGCCTCGGACTGGACCGGGAGGGCTTTTGGAGAGATGGCGAAGAGCCGGAGGCCGGGAGAGAGGAAGACCCCGAGGAGTGGGCGCAGCACGAGGACTACATGACGCAGCTCTTGCTCAAGTTTGGGGACCGGGGAGTTTTGCAACAGATTCAACAACCGTCCCTAAAAGACCACGCTAATGGTCTGCTAACCCTTTCCGACCCTTGGCTAAAGCCAGACGAGCTGGCTCCTTCGCCGCCGATCGGTCTCCCGCGGAGCCAAAGCTCCGAGCGATCCCGAGCCGGCCCGGCTCCCGGAGACCCGAGCCAGAAACATCTCCAGGAAATGTCCCGGGCCCAATCTCAGGACGGCTTGGGAGACTCGGCCTACGGAAGTCATCCGGGATCCGCCAGCGCCAGAAAGATCCAAGAGCTGGAATTGGATCAAGAATCGGCCGCGGCGGGCAAAGCGTGGCCGGAGAACAGGCAGTGGTACCAAGATACTCTGGAATGCATTGCCAACGAGCTGAGGAAGGCGGGGCAACGCGTGGGAGACTCCAGCGACTCCTTGGCGCTGTCCAACATCACCG GCGCGTCCGTCGACGGGGACGACCGGGAAAGAGCGGCGGTCTATTCCCTTCACGCCATACGCCAACCTTCGGCAGACGGTTGCGAAAAGACCAGCGACGGCAGGTCCTTTAATCCATCTCACCTCCGCCGCGGTCAGTCGCCCGACTCGGCGCAAGCGGAAAGGCAGGGCGCGCAAGACGGAGGACCGGCGTCTCCGTACGGCCGTTCCGAGCCACCGCCGGCTCTGAGGAGGACCAAGTCCCAGTCCAGGCCCCCTCAGATGGTCAAGTTCACGGAAGACACGGTGGACAACGGCCACCGGGGAGGCTTCCGAGTGGATTTTCGGAAACGACCCATGAGCGAGAGGCCGCAGCGGAGAGCTTTTGCGCGCTACGACGCCGTCGGGGAGACGGGTCGCCCGTCGagtcagcagcagcagcccgGTCGCGGTAGGCGCCACCGGTCCCGCAAAAGCCATTCGGACCTGGCCCTGAACGCGCCGCCTTCGGAAAAGGCGCCGAGGCCGTACCGGCAGAACGCGGCGGAGCCTCGTCAACGAGGGCCGGGGCCAGTCGACTACGCGACGGGAGGCCCGGCGCGGGGAGATCTCCCGACCGAGCGTTTTACGGGTCTCTACAAAGACGAGGACGAGTGGTGTTCCACTTGCTCTTCGTCTTCGGACTCGGAGGAGGAAGGATACTTCCTGGGCCAGCCCATCCCGCAGCCCCGAGCCGTGGGACGCGTCTACGTGGAGGATTACCCCAGGGTGATTGCTTTCCCGCCCCAAAACTACGAGCCAAAGACGGGTGGCAGAAAAAGCCGCCGATCCAAAAACTGCATCATCTCCTGA
- the LOC144069172 gene encoding prickle-like protein 1 isoform X3, with protein MEPIPGGRKGKAPMSFQRSSTSDDDSGCALEEYTWVPPGLRPEQVQMYFSYLPEDKVPYVNSSGEKNRIRQLLYQLPPHDNEVRYCQWLTEEENRELDMFSAQRKREALGRGTPKILPRALQHTRCENCGGGINGGEMAIFASRAGPKPCWHPACFACATCRELLVDLIYFYNNGKILCGRHHAETMKPRCSSCDEIIFSDECTEAEGRHWHMKHFACFECGATLGGQRYIMKDGRPYCCGCFESLYAEYCEACGQNIGVDHAQMTYEGGHWHATDECFCCAHCKTSLLGCPFLPKQGHIYCSKACSQGEDPHASDSSDSAFQSARSRESRRSVRVGKSSRATEQWRRCQVLDAEAAVRGNADAVGRELSRLGLDREGFWRDGEEPEAGREEDPEEWAQHEDYMTQLLLKFGDRGVLQQIQQPSLKDHANGLLTLSDPWLKPDELAPSPPIGLPRSQSSERSRAGPAPGDPSQKHLQEMSRAQSQDGLGDSAYGSHPGSASARKIQELELDQESAAAGKAWPENRQWYQDTLECIANELRKAGQRVGDSSDSLALSNITGKNQSSHFSFSRRGNPPCSSSAGASVDGDDRERAAVYSLHAIRQPSADGCEKTSDGRSFNPSHLRRGQSPDSAQAERQGAQDGGPASPYGRSEPPPALRRTKSQSRPPQMVKFTEDTVDNGHRGGFRVDFRKRPMSERPQRRAFARYDAVGETGRPSSQQQQPGRGRRHRSRKSHSDLALNAPPSEKAPRPYRQNAAEPRQRGPGPVDYATGGPARGDLPTERFTGLYKDEDEWCSTCSSSSDSEEEGYFLGQPIPQPRAVGRVYVEDYPRVIAFPPQNYEPKTGGRKSRRSKNCIIS; from the exons ATGGAGCCGATTCCCGGTGGGAGGAAGGGCAAGGCGCCCATGAGCTTCCAGAGGAGCTCCACCTCGGACGACGACTCTGGCTGCGCACTAGAAGAGTACACGTGGGTTCCTCCTGGACTTAGGCCTGAGCAG GTCCAGATGTATTTTTCCTACCTGCCGGAAGATAAGGTGCCGTACGTTAACAGTTCTGGCGAGAAGAACCGCATCAGACAGCTACTCTACCAGCTGCCACCTCACGACAACGAG GTGCGCTACTGCCAATGGCTAACGGAGGAAGAAAACAGGGAGCTTGACATGTTCAGCGCCCAGCGGAAGAGAGAGGCGCTCGGGAGGGGAACGCCCAAGATCCTGCCGCGAGCTCTACAACACACTCGCTGCGAAAAC TGTGGAGGTGGCATCAATGGAGGGGAGATGGCCATTTTTGCCTCAAGGGCCGGACCAAAGCCGTGCTGGCACCCAGCGTGCTTTGCGTGCGCCACGTGTcgagaactgctggtggatctGATCTACTTCTACAACAACGGCAAGATCCTCTGCGGCAGACATCACGCGGAAACCATGAAACCGAGATGCTCCTCCTGTGACGAG ATTATATTCTCAGACGAGTGTACGGAGGCGGAAGGGCGACATTGGCACATGAAGCACTTTGCCTGCTTCGAGTGCGGCGCCACGCTAGGGGGCCAACGCTACATCATGAAAGACGGACGCCCCTACTGCTGCGGCTGTTTCGAGTCACTGTACGCCGAGTACTGCGAGGCCTGCGGCCAAAATATCG GAGTGGACCACGCGCAAATGACCTACGAAGGCGGACACTGGCACGCCACGGACGAGTGCTTCTGTTGCGCCCATTGTAAGACGTCCTTGCTGGGCTGTCCCTTCCTGCCCAAGCAAGGCCACATCTACTGTTCCAAGGCCTGCAGCCAGGGGGAAGACCCCCACGCTTCCGACTCGTCCGACTCCGCCTTCCAGTCGGCCCGTTCTCGCGAATCCCGCCGCAGCGTTCGCGTGGGAAAGAGTAGCAGAGCCACCGAGCAATGGCGACGCTGCCAGGTCCTCGACGCCGAGGCGGCCGTCCGCGGGAACGCCGACGCCGTCGGCCGGGAGCTCTCCCGCCTCGGACTGGACCGGGAGGGCTTTTGGAGAGATGGCGAAGAGCCGGAGGCCGGGAGAGAGGAAGACCCCGAGGAGTGGGCGCAGCACGAGGACTACATGACGCAGCTCTTGCTCAAGTTTGGGGACCGGGGAGTTTTGCAACAGATTCAACAACCGTCCCTAAAAGACCACGCTAATGGTCTGCTAACCCTTTCCGACCCTTGGCTAAAGCCAGACGAGCTGGCTCCTTCGCCGCCGATCGGTCTCCCGCGGAGCCAAAGCTCCGAGCGATCCCGAGCCGGCCCGGCTCCCGGAGACCCGAGCCAGAAACATCTCCAGGAAATGTCCCGGGCCCAATCTCAGGACGGCTTGGGAGACTCGGCCTACGGAAGTCATCCGGGATCCGCCAGCGCCAGAAAGATCCAAGAGCTGGAATTGGATCAAGAATCGGCCGCGGCGGGCAAAGCGTGGCCGGAGAACAGGCAGTGGTACCAAGATACTCTGGAATGCATTGCCAACGAGCTGAGGAAGGCGGGGCAACGCGTGGGAGACTCCAGCGACTCCTTGGCGCTGTCCAACATCACCGGTAAGAACCAATCTtctcatttttccttttcacgGCGTGGAAACCCTCCGTGTTCTTCTTCCGCAGGCGCGTCCGTCGACGGGGACGACCGGGAAAGAGCGGCGGTCTATTCCCTTCACGCCATACGCCAACCTTCGGCAGACGGTTGCGAAAAGACCAGCGACGGCAGGTCCTTTAATCCATCTCACCTCCGCCGCGGTCAGTCGCCCGACTCGGCGCAAGCGGAAAGGCAGGGCGCGCAAGACGGAGGACCGGCGTCTCCGTACGGCCGTTCCGAGCCACCGCCGGCTCTGAGGAGGACCAAGTCCCAGTCCAGGCCCCCTCAGATGGTCAAGTTCACGGAAGACACGGTGGACAACGGCCACCGGGGAGGCTTCCGAGTGGATTTTCGGAAACGACCCATGAGCGAGAGGCCGCAGCGGAGAGCTTTTGCGCGCTACGACGCCGTCGGGGAGACGGGTCGCCCGTCGagtcagcagcagcagcccgGTCGCGGTAGGCGCCACCGGTCCCGCAAAAGCCATTCGGACCTGGCCCTGAACGCGCCGCCTTCGGAAAAGGCGCCGAGGCCGTACCGGCAGAACGCGGCGGAGCCTCGTCAACGAGGGCCGGGGCCAGTCGACTACGCGACGGGAGGCCCGGCGCGGGGAGATCTCCCGACCGAGCGTTTTACGGGTCTCTACAAAGACGAGGACGAGTGGTGTTCCACTTGCTCTTCGTCTTCGGACTCGGAGGAGGAAGGATACTTCCTGGGCCAGCCCATCCCGCAGCCCCGAGCCGTGGGACGCGTCTACGTGGAGGATTACCCCAGGGTGATTGCTTTCCCGCCCCAAAACTACGAGCCAAAGACGGGTGGCAGAAAAAGCCGCCGATCCAAAAACTGCATCATCTCCTGA